One Mycobacterium kubicae genomic window carries:
- a CDS encoding acyl-CoA dehydrogenase family protein — translation MDFSYPAEVEQFRDELRAWLAANLTEELIAARRPAGRSDEVFERLRAWNATMADAGWAAVSWPREYGGRGATVLEQLVYTEETTRARAPLPLNVIGMNNIAPAIMQYGTEEQKTTLLPRMMRADDIWCQGMSEPEAGSDLAALRTRAVRDNGDFVINGQKIWTSLGHRAHWCQLYVRTDPDAPKHKGISCLIVDMRLPGIEVRPLVTLNGEADFAEVFFHDVHVPADALLGPLNKGWQVATTTLSHERAGAARLYAEMQVRLEELVADFADANALDDPLTLRRLGEIGLRIKYLEVLCQRSISATLHGGDALGSASLAKTVWGEVGQSLAALAFDVLGTGGTDRRWADYRLTSRSLTIAGGTTQINKNITAQRVLGLPRQ, via the coding sequence GTGGATTTCTCCTACCCGGCGGAAGTGGAACAATTCCGCGATGAACTGCGTGCGTGGTTGGCGGCCAATCTCACCGAAGAGTTGATTGCCGCGCGCCGGCCGGCCGGCCGCAGTGACGAAGTGTTCGAACGGCTGCGGGCGTGGAACGCGACGATGGCCGATGCCGGCTGGGCGGCCGTGTCCTGGCCTAGGGAGTACGGCGGACGCGGAGCCACGGTCCTCGAACAGCTCGTCTACACCGAGGAAACGACGCGTGCTCGGGCACCCCTGCCGCTCAACGTAATTGGTATGAACAACATCGCTCCCGCGATCATGCAGTACGGCACCGAAGAGCAGAAGACTACCCTGCTGCCGCGCATGATGCGCGCCGACGACATCTGGTGCCAAGGCATGTCCGAGCCGGAAGCCGGGTCCGATCTCGCCGCATTGCGGACACGCGCGGTGCGTGACAACGGTGACTTCGTCATCAACGGGCAGAAGATCTGGACCTCACTGGGGCACCGGGCGCATTGGTGCCAGCTCTATGTGCGCACCGATCCGGACGCCCCCAAGCACAAAGGCATCTCTTGTCTGATCGTCGACATGCGCTTGCCGGGCATCGAGGTGCGGCCGCTGGTCACGCTCAACGGCGAGGCCGATTTCGCCGAGGTGTTCTTCCACGATGTGCATGTCCCGGCCGACGCCCTGCTCGGCCCGCTCAACAAAGGCTGGCAGGTCGCCACCACCACGTTGAGCCATGAGCGCGCCGGTGCCGCTCGGCTGTATGCCGAAATGCAGGTGCGGTTGGAAGAACTGGTCGCCGACTTCGCCGACGCGAATGCGCTCGATGATCCCCTGACCCTACGGCGCCTGGGCGAAATCGGGCTGCGCATCAAATATCTGGAAGTTCTGTGTCAGCGCTCGATTTCGGCGACACTGCACGGTGGTGACGCGCTGGGCTCGGCGAGCCTGGCCAAGACGGTTTGGGGTGAGGTGGGACAGAGCCTGGCGGCGCTGGCCTTCGACGTGCTGGGTACCGGCGGGACGGACCGCCGGTGGGCCGATTACCGCCTGACCTCCCGATCCCTGACGATCGCCGGTGGCACTACCCAGATCAACAAGAACATCACCGCCCAGCGAGTGTTGGGACTGCCGCGCCAATGA
- a CDS encoding acyl-CoA dehydrogenase family protein: protein MNLELTDEQLALRDTVRRFLAERASISAHVRPLLDDPTGTTEAIWRGLADLGATGLLVPAEFGGAGMTMVEAGVVAEELGVALHPGPWLSCAVAAVRALTRLGAHDAGAELLTGIAEGTTIASFAPDAGHSVSAVPRNGDVVLKGELPVVPDAAAANVLLLLAEDRDGAGLFAVPTDAPGVVVRPERGIDPTRKRFRVELADVPAQRLATPSPDAVRAVVDDILVAMAADALGAAQAVMHLALDYAKMRKQFGQVIGSFQAVQHLCVDMYETVELARSGVIHALWAADCAADAEERHLAAVRVKAFAGQLATVGDTAIQVFGGIGYTWEHDAHLYLKRLLSWSTYLGGSDSYLVELGALLAQTKVVDR from the coding sequence ATGAACCTGGAACTCACCGACGAACAACTGGCGCTGCGCGACACGGTACGCCGCTTCCTTGCCGAACGAGCATCGATCTCGGCGCACGTGCGGCCCCTGCTCGACGATCCGACCGGCACCACCGAGGCAATTTGGCGTGGCCTGGCCGACCTGGGCGCGACCGGGCTGTTGGTGCCGGCCGAATTCGGGGGCGCCGGCATGACGATGGTGGAAGCCGGCGTTGTCGCCGAAGAACTCGGTGTCGCGCTGCATCCCGGGCCGTGGTTGTCCTGCGCCGTCGCCGCGGTGCGGGCGTTGACCCGGCTCGGCGCCCACGATGCGGGGGCTGAGCTGCTCACCGGCATCGCCGAAGGCACCACCATCGCGAGCTTCGCCCCCGACGCCGGCCACAGCGTGTCGGCGGTGCCGCGAAACGGTGACGTCGTGCTCAAAGGTGAGCTTCCCGTGGTGCCCGATGCGGCAGCGGCCAATGTGCTCTTGCTCCTTGCCGAAGACCGCGACGGCGCTGGACTCTTCGCGGTACCTACCGACGCCCCCGGCGTCGTGGTGCGACCCGAACGCGGAATCGATCCGACCCGCAAGCGGTTTCGTGTGGAGTTGGCCGATGTCCCGGCGCAGCGGCTGGCCACCCCGTCGCCGGATGCGGTGCGGGCCGTTGTCGACGACATCCTGGTCGCGATGGCCGCCGACGCGCTCGGCGCGGCGCAGGCCGTCATGCACCTCGCCCTCGACTACGCCAAGATGCGTAAGCAATTCGGACAGGTCATCGGCTCGTTTCAAGCGGTGCAGCACCTGTGTGTCGACATGTACGAGACGGTCGAGTTGGCCCGCAGCGGCGTCATTCACGCGCTGTGGGCCGCCGACTGCGCCGCCGACGCCGAGGAGCGGCACCTGGCGGCGGTGCGCGTCAAGGCTTTCGCCGGACAGCTGGCCACCGTCGGTGATACCGCGATCCAGGTGTTCGGCGGCATCGGCTACACCTGGGAGCACGACGCTCATCTCTACCTCAAGCGCCTGTTGAGCTGGAGCACCTATCTGGGCGGATCGGATTCCTACCTCGTCGAACTCGGTGCACTGCTGGCACAAACCAAAGTGGTTGACCGGTGA
- a CDS encoding TetR/AcrR family transcriptional regulator encodes MTESATEAGTRRTEILETAASLIASSGLRTSLQEIADAAGILPGSLYHHFESKEAILVELIRRYQADLNRIGLNAQARLDEPDSRPTADQIAELGAAIANCAVRHRAALQMSFYEGPSADPELMNLTQQRPTAIYEAMLQTLRAARWSGYVKPELDLPTLADRICQTMLQVGLDVIRHNSSADQVAALMCRITLQGLTSDPPTDAALDASDALAAASEVIASWADDSEANPSDKAAHLRAVARTEFGRKGYEVTTIRDIASAAGLGTGTVYRVIGSKDQLLASIMRSFGQKVEAGWIAVLRSTASPVEKLDALSWVNANALDQFSDEFRIQLAWMRQSPPNTANPGWLYTTRLRQMKSLLSEGIKSGEISIDTPSTAMLARCIIGMQWVPENILRAVGTRQSLVLTRDTVLRGVAVRGA; translated from the coding sequence ATGACTGAGAGCGCGACCGAAGCCGGAACGCGCCGAACCGAGATTCTCGAGACAGCGGCGTCGCTGATCGCTTCGTCGGGCCTGCGGACCTCGTTGCAGGAGATCGCCGACGCCGCAGGCATTCTGCCGGGCAGCCTCTATCACCATTTCGAGTCCAAAGAAGCGATCCTGGTCGAGCTGATCCGCCGGTACCAGGCTGACTTGAATCGCATCGGGTTGAACGCTCAAGCCAGACTGGATGAACCGGACTCGCGACCGACAGCCGACCAGATCGCCGAGTTGGGGGCGGCTATCGCCAACTGCGCCGTGCGACACCGGGCCGCCTTGCAGATGTCGTTCTACGAGGGTCCCAGCGCCGACCCCGAGTTGATGAACCTGACCCAGCAGCGGCCCACGGCGATTTACGAAGCGATGCTGCAAACGCTGCGCGCCGCCAGGTGGAGTGGCTACGTCAAACCCGAGCTCGACCTTCCTACCTTGGCCGACCGCATCTGTCAGACCATGCTGCAGGTGGGGCTCGACGTCATCCGGCACAACTCGTCGGCCGATCAGGTTGCGGCGTTGATGTGCCGGATCACGTTGCAGGGCTTAACATCTGATCCACCTACTGACGCCGCGCTGGACGCGTCGGACGCGCTGGCCGCCGCCAGCGAGGTCATCGCCTCATGGGCCGACGACAGCGAGGCCAACCCCAGCGACAAAGCCGCCCACTTGCGGGCGGTGGCCCGAACCGAGTTCGGCCGCAAGGGATACGAGGTCACGACCATTCGCGATATCGCGTCTGCCGCCGGCCTGGGAACCGGGACGGTGTATCGGGTGATCGGTTCCAAAGACCAGCTACTTGCTTCGATCATGCGGTCGTTCGGCCAGAAGGTCGAAGCGGGATGGATCGCGGTGCTGCGCTCGACCGCCTCCCCTGTCGAGAAATTGGACGCCCTGAGCTGGGTGAATGCCAATGCGCTGGACCAATTCTCCGACGAGTTCCGTATCCAGCTCGCCTGGATGCGGCAGTCGCCGCCCAACACCGCAAACCCCGGGTGGTTGTACACGACCCGGCTGCGTCAGATGAAATCGCTGCTCTCCGAAGGGATCAAGTCCGGCGAGATCAGCATCGACACCCCGTCCACCGCAATGTTGGCCCGGTGCATCATCGGTATGCAGTGGGTACCGGAGAACATTCTGCGCGCCGTCGGAACGCGACAATCGTTGGTGCTCACCCGCGACACGGTGTTGCGCGGAGTCGCGGTCCGCGGCGCGTAG
- a CDS encoding NAD(P)H-binding protein, giving the protein MAHIIIIGGHGKVALQLARILTGRGDQVSSVFRNPDHADDVAATGAKPVPADVETLGTDALAELLHGHDAVVFSAGAGGGNPARTYAVDRDAAIRVIDAAAQAGVRRFVMVSYFGAGPDHGVPKDDPFYAYAEAKAAADAHLRASDLAWTILGPGRLTLEPATGRIAVGKAKGDVSRADVALVVAAALADDSTIGRTIDFNGGDVPIATALAR; this is encoded by the coding sequence ATGGCGCACATCATCATCATTGGCGGCCACGGCAAGGTCGCGCTGCAGTTGGCCCGGATATTGACTGGCCGCGGAGACCAGGTGAGTTCGGTCTTCCGCAACCCCGACCACGCCGACGATGTTGCCGCCACCGGCGCCAAGCCCGTACCAGCCGACGTCGAGACTCTTGGCACCGACGCCTTGGCCGAGTTGCTGCACGGCCACGATGCGGTGGTCTTCTCGGCCGGCGCGGGCGGGGGCAACCCGGCGCGCACCTACGCCGTCGACCGGGACGCCGCGATCCGGGTGATCGATGCCGCAGCCCAGGCCGGTGTCCGCCGCTTCGTCATGGTTTCCTACTTCGGCGCCGGCCCCGACCATGGCGTGCCCAAAGACGATCCGTTCTACGCCTATGCCGAGGCCAAGGCGGCTGCGGATGCCCATCTGCGGGCCAGCGACCTGGCTTGGACCATTCTCGGTCCCGGCCGGTTGACGCTGGAACCGGCGACCGGGCGTATCGCCGTCGGCAAGGCCAAAGGCGATGTCTCGCGGGCAGACGTCGCGCTCGTCGTGGCCGCCGCCTTGGCCGACGACTCCACCATCGGTCGAACCATCGACTTCAACGGCGGTGACGTCCCGATCGCGACCGCGTTGGCGCGCTGA